In Paenibacillus sp. J23TS9, a single genomic region encodes these proteins:
- a CDS encoding serine hydrolase produces MKTADHFNLSEKLNTYMYALADQGYFNGAVLVAQENQILLSKGFGMANFEHDVPNTSTTKFRLGSLTKSFTSLAIIQLQNQGLLDVNDPVTSYMSNYPHGDIITIRHLLTNSSGIPDYPTSPHFWEKTMKLYSTIEQTIETFKERPLQFTPGEGYNYTSSPFILLSYIIEKASGMSYQDYITDHILTPLNMKNTGVEDGRTLLKHFASGYSICKGIIPTEYTDMSLHAGAGGMYSTVEDLYIWDRALTRDGILTHQQWEQLFGEDTSPFGSYGWVVTEQIINNKSRKRVWHNGTMNGFTAEFNRYLDEDITVVVLSNVNLTPVDVISERLARIVMGEEILSPNPFSRIIIAPNELRKYAGIYHTGEENNSIDSTRAIELMEALDKLSSIDKPKFAVGLFYETFYQYGIDTTKTVVVTYEEDSLYLFIQKNWGAWFKYEIVPLSKKDNSLICTTLHIKEQIEFLIEPNGQLRLIHLDPHGHQTDALNFIPI; encoded by the coding sequence ATGAAAACAGCTGACCATTTTAACTTAAGTGAAAAGTTAAATACTTACATGTATGCTTTAGCGGATCAAGGATATTTTAACGGAGCCGTACTGGTTGCGCAGGAAAACCAAATATTATTAAGTAAAGGTTTCGGTATGGCCAATTTTGAGCATGATGTACCGAACACTTCAACCACGAAGTTTCGTCTCGGGTCTTTAACCAAGAGTTTTACTTCACTTGCAATAATCCAGTTACAGAACCAGGGCTTACTTGATGTCAATGATCCGGTTACGTCGTATATGTCAAACTACCCCCATGGAGATATCATAACCATCCGCCACTTATTAACCAACTCATCAGGAATACCTGATTATCCGACTTCTCCTCACTTTTGGGAAAAAACAATGAAACTTTATTCGACTATTGAGCAAACCATTGAAACTTTTAAAGAGAGACCGCTGCAATTTACCCCAGGAGAGGGATACAATTACACAAGTTCTCCCTTCATCTTGTTAAGTTACATTATCGAGAAAGCTTCAGGAATGTCGTATCAAGACTATATAACTGATCATATCTTAACTCCGTTAAATATGAAAAATACGGGGGTTGAAGACGGTAGAACGCTCTTAAAACATTTTGCCTCAGGTTACTCCATTTGTAAGGGGATTATCCCAACCGAGTATACGGACATGTCATTGCATGCGGGAGCCGGAGGGATGTACTCCACAGTCGAGGATCTTTATATCTGGGACAGAGCTTTAACTAGGGACGGAATACTCACACATCAGCAATGGGAGCAATTATTCGGGGAGGATACGTCACCTTTTGGCAGCTACGGTTGGGTAGTAACAGAACAAATCATCAACAACAAATCAAGAAAACGGGTATGGCATAACGGAACCATGAATGGTTTTACTGCTGAGTTCAATCGCTATTTAGACGAAGATATCACCGTTGTAGTATTAAGCAATGTCAACCTTACACCTGTTGATGTCATTAGTGAGCGTTTGGCGAGAATAGTGATGGGCGAAGAAATCCTTTCACCAAATCCTTTCTCTCGTATAATTATAGCCCCCAATGAATTAAGAAAATATGCCGGAATATATCACACTGGTGAAGAGAATAACAGCATAGATTCCACAAGAGCAATTGAGTTGATGGAGGCTTTGGATAAACTATCAAGTATCGATAAACCTAAATTCGCTGTCGGATTATTTTATGAAACATTCTACCAATATGGGATCGACACTACAAAAACCGTTGTTGTAACTTATGAAGAGGATAGCCTTTATTTATTTATTCAAAAAAATTGGGGGGCATGGTTTAAGTACGAAATCGTACCTCTCTCCAAAAAAGATAACTCCCTAATTTGCACTACGTTGCACATAAAAGAACAGATAGAGTTCCTAATAGAACCAAACGGTCAACTCAGGTTAATCCATTTAGATCCGCATGGTCACCAAACTGATGCGCTTAACTTCATTCCGATTTAA
- a CDS encoding zf-TFIIB domain-containing protein yields MNCPVCEGSRMKEVEKNGILIDICPSCKGVWLDRGELDKLMQDVREVRQDYNEWYYGDSPSKHGAKKEDPPSGQYYPPQQQYPHHGHPPHKKKKKSVMDMFGDLFD; encoded by the coding sequence ATGAATTGTCCGGTTTGCGAAGGCTCTCGCATGAAAGAAGTGGAGAAGAACGGCATTCTTATCGACATTTGCCCCTCATGCAAAGGGGTATGGCTCGATCGGGGTGAGCTGGACAAGCTGATGCAGGACGTCAGAGAAGTCCGCCAGGATTACAACGAATGGTACTACGGGGATTCCCCCAGCAAGCATGGAGCAAAGAAGGAAGACCCGCCTTCAGGGCAGTATTATCCACCTCAGCAGCAGTACCCGCATCATGGCCATCCACCACACAAGAAAAAGAAAAAAAGTGTCATGGATATGTTTGGAGACTTGTTCGATTAA
- a CDS encoding phage tail protein produces the protein MSYIVDFKNVSTVGLESSPVAETLAGLRANEARYLMNKYNHEFTVVPASESQETLEYVNRILKEERDIEFAAKPLETSRFQVENIQFTYVFYEDGLGLNVMYTVDDPKKRAVGFKLSEGMEVPKELEAKFKFARQKSKLAGTIRGSFFVIKREY, from the coding sequence ATGTCATATATCGTTGACTTTAAAAATGTGTCTACGGTTGGTTTGGAATCTTCGCCTGTAGCCGAAACGCTTGCTGGGTTGCGTGCGAATGAAGCCCGTTACCTCATGAACAAATATAATCACGAGTTTACGGTCGTACCCGCCAGCGAAAGTCAGGAAACCCTGGAGTACGTAAACCGTATTTTGAAAGAAGAACGTGATATCGAGTTTGCGGCCAAGCCTTTGGAAACGTCGCGTTTTCAAGTGGAAAATATTCAATTTACTTACGTCTTTTATGAAGATGGTCTTGGGCTCAATGTCATGTATACGGTTGATGACCCGAAGAAGCGGGCCGTTGGTTTTAAGCTTTCGGAAGGGATGGAAGTTCCGAAGGAGTTGGAAGCGAAATTCAAGTTTGCCAGACAGAAGTCTAAATTGGCCGGAACCATACGGGGCTCGTTTTTTGTCATTAAAAGAGAATATTAA
- a CDS encoding GyrI-like domain-containing protein produces MAQYTLEEKDTFIVLGIGTELKSHYTDFAGINKEKSEFWSAVEEDGTLDTLKSVATNDYIFAVNEAVNNKMMYYAGVMTEASLPEATRMIQFPKGEYIVVKGEAKSSEELSNQLAGIAFGQVLPEVNEVAYVGGPNASVEMGQRDDVVFGEMWIPVVRK; encoded by the coding sequence ATGGCACAATATACGTTGGAAGAAAAGGACACCTTTATTGTTTTGGGAATTGGAACGGAGCTTAAGAGCCATTACACAGATTTTGCTGGCATAAACAAAGAAAAGTCAGAATTTTGGTCAGCCGTCGAAGAAGATGGGACGCTGGACACGTTAAAATCCGTCGCCACGAATGACTACATTTTTGCCGTGAACGAAGCGGTGAATAACAAGATGATGTATTATGCTGGCGTCATGACAGAGGCATCGTTGCCTGAAGCAACGAGAATGATCCAATTCCCTAAGGGGGAATACATCGTTGTTAAAGGAGAAGCGAAGTCGTCTGAAGAGCTCAGCAATCAGCTTGCCGGCATTGCCTTTGGGCAAGTCCTGCCGGAAGTAAATGAAGTTGCCTATGTCGGCGGTCCGAATGCATCGGTTGAGATGGGGCAGCGAGACGACGTCGTATTTGGTGAAATGTGGATTCCTGTTGTTAGGAAATAA